A genome region from Nicotiana tabacum cultivar K326 chromosome 13, ASM71507v2, whole genome shotgun sequence includes the following:
- the LOC107796756 gene encoding uncharacterized protein LOC107796756 isoform X2, with product MQIQVKCSCGEEKCPEWAILELQGVVEAQPSFKDRLQNLQIGILCRPSSQESYTFTVGYHELAGTKVPLKKPMLVLKKIKLDSEEKKGDISSSRVELDVIGIIRQKILFKTRPKALISKPQPIGKEKGSAAVSSMSN from the exons ATGCAGATTCAGGTAAAATGCAGCTGCGGGGAGGAGAAATGTCCCGAATGGGCAATTCTGGAACTTCAAGGTGTGGTTGAAGCCCAACCCTCCTTCAAAGATCGCCTCCAAAATCTCCAAATTGGCATTCTTTGCCGCCCCTCTTCCCAG GAAAGTTATACATTTACTGTTGGGTACCATGAGTTGGCTGGGACCAAGGTGCCCTTGAAAAAGCCAATGTTAGTATTGAAGAAAATCAAACTTGACTCCGAGGAAAAGAAGGGTGACATTAGTTCATCAAGGGTGGAATTGGACGTTATTGGAATAATTCGTCAAAAGATTCTTTTTAAAACCAGACCTAAGGCACTCATATCAA AGCCTCAACCTATTGGGAAGGAAAAAGGTAGTGCAGCAGTATCCTCTATGTCAAATTGA
- the LOC107796756 gene encoding uncharacterized protein LOC107796756 isoform X1 translates to MQIQVKCSCGEEKCPEWAILELQGVVEAQPSFKDRLQNLQIGILCRPSSQESYTFTVGYHELAGTKVPLKKPMLVLKKIKLDSEEKKGDISSSRVELDVIGIIRQKILFKTRPKALISRLINQISDILMLLQALFLTGITRLPSFLFSFIIVHPQRQTT, encoded by the exons ATGCAGATTCAGGTAAAATGCAGCTGCGGGGAGGAGAAATGTCCCGAATGGGCAATTCTGGAACTTCAAGGTGTGGTTGAAGCCCAACCCTCCTTCAAAGATCGCCTCCAAAATCTCCAAATTGGCATTCTTTGCCGCCCCTCTTCCCAG GAAAGTTATACATTTACTGTTGGGTACCATGAGTTGGCTGGGACCAAGGTGCCCTTGAAAAAGCCAATGTTAGTATTGAAGAAAATCAAACTTGACTCCGAGGAAAAGAAGGGTGACATTAGTTCATCAAGGGTGGAATTGGACGTTATTGGAATAATTCGTCAAAAGATTCTTTTTAAAACCAGACCTAAGGCACTCATATCAA GATTGATCAATCAAATTTCAGATATTCTGATGCTCCTACAAGCTCTGTTTCTGACCGGAATTACAAGGTtgccttcttttctcttttcttttatcatAGTTCATCCCCAGAGACAGACCACTTGA